Proteins from a single region of Orcinus orca chromosome 20, mOrcOrc1.1, whole genome shotgun sequence:
- the LOC101287440 gene encoding zinc finger protein 264: MLRFRVDKGKPKTTEPTTCEPTLFEGASIQELIQGGPGDSQFGQTKDQDGLLEMQEGHLGPGMDPQREKLPEKMSPEHGSLGTAGGVCSRIVEELVPAGGAVHDHDSCGSGNDHMIQEEESIFKCSECGKVFNKKHLLAGHEKIHSGVKPYECTECGKTFIKSTHLLQHHMIHTGERPYECTECGKAFNRRSYLTQHQRIHTGEKPYKCNECGKAFTHRSNFVLHKRRHTGEKPFVCKECGQVFRHRPGFLRHHIIHSGENPYECFECGKVFKHKSYLVWHQQIHTGEKPYECSECGKAFCESAALIHHYVIHTGEKPFECLECGKAFNHRSYLKRHQRIHTGEKPFVCTECGRAFTHCSTFILHKRAHTGEKPFECKECGKAFSTRKDLIRHFSIHTGEKPFECTECGKAFNRRSGLTRHQRIHSGEKPYECMECGKSFCWSTNLIRHAIIHTGEKPYKCSECGKAFSRSSSLTQHQRIHTGRNPVSVTDVGRTFTSGQTSVTLRELLLGKEFLNVNTEENLLQEKTPTMTSDRTYQRETPQVSSL, from the exons aTGTTGAGATTCAGAG TTGACAAAGGAAAACCCAAGACCACAGAACCTACCACTTGTGAGCCAACCCTATTTGAGGGAGCCTCTATCCAGGAACTAATACAAGGAGGCCCAGGGGACTCCCAGTTCGGACAAACCAAGGATCAGGATGGGCTGTTGGAAATGCAGGAAGGACACTTGGGACCAGGGATGGACCCCCAGAGGGAGAAGCTTCCTGAGAAAATGAGTCCTGAACATGGCAGCTTAGGGACAGCTGGTGGTGTGTGTTCAAGGATTGTAGAGGAGCTGGTCCCTGCAGGAGGTGCTGTCCATGACCATGACTCATGTGGATCTGGTAATGACCACATGATTCAGGAAGAGGAAAGTATCTTTAAATGCAGCGAATGTGGGAAAGTTTTTAACAAGAAACACCTTCTTGCTGGACATGAAAAGATTCACTCTGGTGTGAAGCCCTATGAATGCACAGAGTGTGGGAAAACCTTTATTAAGAGCACACACCTCCTCCAGCACCACATGATCCACACCGGGGAGAGGCCCTATGAGTGCACAGAGTGCGGGAAGGCCTTCAACCGCAGGTCCTACCTTACACAACACCAGCggattcacactggagagaagccttACAAGTGCAATGAATGTGGAAAGGCCTTCACCCACCGCTCCAACTTTGTCTTACATAAGAGGAGACACACCGGGGAAAAACCCTTTGTGTGCAAAGAATGTGGGCAAGTCTTCCGACATAGGCCAGGATTCCTTCGACATCACATCATTCACAGTGGTGAGAATCCGTATGAGTGCTTTGAATGTGGCAAGGTCTTTAAACACAAGTCATACCTCGTGTGGCACCAGCAGATTcacactggggagaagccctaTGAGTGCAGTGAATGCGGTAAAGCCTTCTGTGAGAGCGCAGCCCTCATTCACCACTATGTCATCcacactggggagaagccctTTGAATGCCTCgagtgtgggaaggccttcaACCACAGATCATACCTCAAGAGGCACCAGCGGATTCACACTGGGGAGAAGCCTTTTGTGTGCACTGAATGTGGAAGGGCCTTCACCCACTGCTCCACTTTTATCTTGCATAAACGGgcccacactggagagaaaccttttgAGTGcaaagaatgtgggaaagcctttagcACTAGGAAAGACCTCATTCGGCACTTCAGCATCcacactggggagaagccctTTGAGTGCACGgagtgtgggaaggccttcaACCGCAGGTCAGGCCTCACCAGGCACCAGCGGATTCACAGTggagagaagccctatgaatGCATGGAGTGTGGGAAGTCCTTTTGCTGGAGCACAAACCTCATTCGACATGCCATCATCCACACGGGAGAGAAGCCTTataagtgcagtgaatgtggaaagGCCTTCAGTCGTAGCTCATCCCTCACTCAGCATCAAAGGATTCATACTGGGAGAAACCCTGTCAGTGTGACAGATGTAGGAAGAACCTTCACCAGTGGGCAAACCTCAGTCACCCTCCGAGAACTCCTCTTGGGGAAAGAGTTTTTGAATGTAAACACCGAGGAAAATCTTTTGCAGGAGAAAACACCTACCATGACATCTGATCGTACATACCAAAGAGAAACCCCACAAGTATCTTCTCTGTGA
- the DUXA gene encoding double homeobox protein A, whose translation MASSERNRKSRPQAVATKCRRSRTKFTEEQLKILIDAFNKKPYPGYAIKQRLALEVNTEESRIQIWFQNRRARHRFLKRPEKNLDLRQDRAYPEENIQGVRDRRCRTSYTSSQLQTLMNAFMENPYPGIDSRQQLAEDIGVPESRVQIWFQNRRSRLRIQKKREPEEGSAQGQNQGRDL comes from the exons ATGGCGTCCTCTGAGAGAAACCGGAAGTCCCGCCCAC AGGCCGTGGCAACAAAGTGTAGACGCAGCCGCACCAAATTCACAGAAGAGCAATTGAAAATCCTCATTGATGCATTCAACAAAAAACCTTACCCGGGTTATGCCATCAAACAAAGACTTGCTTTGGAAGTCAACACTGAAGAGTCTAGGATCCAG ATATGGTTTCAGAATCGAAGAGCTAGGCACAGGTTCctgaaaagacctgagaagaacTTAGACTTAAGACAAGACCGAGCTTACCCTGAAGAGAACATTCAAG GTGTGAGAGACAGACGATGTCGTACCAGCTATACTTCTTCCCAATTACAAACTCTTATGAATGCGTTCATGGAAAACCCTTATCCTGGGATTGATTCCAGACAGCAACTTGCTGAAGATATTGGGGTTCCAGAGTCAAGAGTCCAG ATTTGGTTTCAAAACCGAAGATCTAGACTCCGtatccagaagaaaagagaacccgAAGAAGGTTCAGCCCAAGGACAAAACCAGGGACGAGATCTCTGA